The following are encoded together in the Vespa velutina chromosome 3, iVesVel2.1, whole genome shotgun sequence genome:
- the LOC124947862 gene encoding prohormone-2-like isoform X1, with protein sequence MDFKMLNSWACLLILCTLIVLSVSLPTNLKEDAKKTDQITRTKPKRAQETLMFGNQQNRQPENRGNPYVSSAEKRALNAAGLDALKISLTKENKFPNPKSPRNSLDEREVYNPYDKNYEYGKVIVTEEGDEMPHVWDVAPYARYYIGDDRRKRSEKLIPNIRTTTIPPTSTGYHTAYQTQHSPIQTKRSIPIYAEPRYKRDVEIHPEPAWTLLSMWENGHRNRYTNEEYDNEEDADPLEDEDPRNALAWMNVPAYSSYRYGTDTLSPSDIGIVHTHPSGYYDQYDNQYAQQLDNGGAHPYVNQYGTLYSQDSYYPTERKYMVAKKRAPSYDPYVNIVPLQMGIQQRGYPPYPHHMVY encoded by the exons ATGGATTTTAag ATGCTTAATAGTTGGGCGTGTTTATTGATACTATGTACCCTAATTGTACTGAGCGTTTCCTTGCCGACGAATTTGAAAGAGGATGCAAAGAAAACGGATCAAATAACGAGAACAAAAC CGAAACGAGCTCAAGAAACGTTGATGTTCGGGAATCAACAAAATCGACAGCCTGAGAATAGAGGCAATCCGTATGTTTCAAGCgcagaaaaaa GGGCATTAAACGCGGCAGGATTAGATGCTTTAAAGATATCacttacaaaagaaaacaaattccCTAATCCAAAATCTCCGAGAAACTCTTTGGACGAGCGCGAAGTATACAATCcgtacgataaaaattacga ATATGGAAAGGTTATCGTAACCGAAGAGGGTGACGAAATGCCGCATGTATGGGACGTAGCACCTTATGCTCGTTATTATATAGGCGACGATCGGCGAAAACGATCAGAAAAATTAATCCCAAATATTCGTACAACTACTATTCCACCAACGAGTACGGGATATCACACGGCATATCAAACGCAACATTCTCCAATTCAGACAAAAAGAAG CATTCCTATTTATGCGGAACCACGTTATAAACGCGATGTGGAAATTCATCCTGAACCTGCATGGACTCTTTTATCAATGTGGGAGAATGGACACCGCAACAG ATATACGAACGAGGAATATGATAACGAAGAGGACGCTGATCCGTTAGAAGATGAAGATCCCAGAAATG CTCTCGCTTGGATGAATGTTCCTGCATATTCTTCTTATCGATATGGTACAGATACCCTCTCACCTTCTGATATCGGTATCGTGCATACTCACCCATCAGGTTATTACGACCAATATGACAATCAATACGCGCAACAATTAGATAATGGTGGTGCGCATCCTTATGTCAATCAGTATGGCACTCTTTATTCTCAAGACTCATATTATCCCACGGAGAGGAAATATATGGTTGCGAAAAAACGAGCACCG AGTTACGATCCgtacgttaatatcgttccACTACAAATGGGCATCCAACAGCGTGGTTATCCTCCCTATCCGCATCATAtggtttattaa
- the LOC124947862 gene encoding prohormone-2-like isoform X2, whose translation MDFKMLNSWACLLILCTLIVLSVSLPTNLKEDAKKTDQITRTKPKRAQETLMFGNQQNRQPENRGNPYVSSAEKRALNAAGLDALKISLTKENKFPNPKSPRNSLDEREVYNPYDKNYEYGKVIVTEEGDEMPHVWDVAPYARYYIGDDRRKRSEKLIPNIRTTTIPPTSTGYHTAYQTQHSPIQTKRRYTNEEYDNEEDADPLEDEDPRNALAWMNVPAYSSYRYGTDTLSPSDIGIVHTHPSGYYDQYDNQYAQQLDNGGAHPYVNQYGTLYSQDSYYPTERKYMVAKKRAPSYDPYVNIVPLQMGIQQRGYPPYPHHMVY comes from the exons ATGGATTTTAag ATGCTTAATAGTTGGGCGTGTTTATTGATACTATGTACCCTAATTGTACTGAGCGTTTCCTTGCCGACGAATTTGAAAGAGGATGCAAAGAAAACGGATCAAATAACGAGAACAAAAC CGAAACGAGCTCAAGAAACGTTGATGTTCGGGAATCAACAAAATCGACAGCCTGAGAATAGAGGCAATCCGTATGTTTCAAGCgcagaaaaaa GGGCATTAAACGCGGCAGGATTAGATGCTTTAAAGATATCacttacaaaagaaaacaaattccCTAATCCAAAATCTCCGAGAAACTCTTTGGACGAGCGCGAAGTATACAATCcgtacgataaaaattacga ATATGGAAAGGTTATCGTAACCGAAGAGGGTGACGAAATGCCGCATGTATGGGACGTAGCACCTTATGCTCGTTATTATATAGGCGACGATCGGCGAAAACGATCAGAAAAATTAATCCCAAATATTCGTACAACTACTATTCCACCAACGAGTACGGGATATCACACGGCATATCAAACGCAACATTCTCCAATTCAGACAAAAAGAAG ATATACGAACGAGGAATATGATAACGAAGAGGACGCTGATCCGTTAGAAGATGAAGATCCCAGAAATG CTCTCGCTTGGATGAATGTTCCTGCATATTCTTCTTATCGATATGGTACAGATACCCTCTCACCTTCTGATATCGGTATCGTGCATACTCACCCATCAGGTTATTACGACCAATATGACAATCAATACGCGCAACAATTAGATAATGGTGGTGCGCATCCTTATGTCAATCAGTATGGCACTCTTTATTCTCAAGACTCATATTATCCCACGGAGAGGAAATATATGGTTGCGAAAAAACGAGCACCG AGTTACGATCCgtacgttaatatcgttccACTACAAATGGGCATCCAACAGCGTGGTTATCCTCCCTATCCGCATCATAtggtttattaa